The proteins below are encoded in one region of Kiloniellales bacterium:
- a CDS encoding ankyrin repeat domain-containing protein: MTGDSQDRRARAMAADAAYRAGDMAALRKALGEPPDFPNCRQPPELGVGNHPLEYAIYWSPLAFIEALIALGADPNYPDEAGFPSLIAALSSGRRDRYDLVRLLIESGADLAQRGLNDWTALHYAVAQRDLEGVRLLVDRGADPTLRTRIDDCTTPLEDAEAMGFAEAVALL, encoded by the coding sequence ATGACGGGGGACAGCCAGGACCGCCGCGCGCGGGCCATGGCGGCCGACGCGGCCTATCGCGCTGGCGACATGGCCGCGCTCCGCAAGGCCCTGGGCGAGCCGCCCGATTTCCCGAACTGCCGCCAGCCGCCGGAGCTGGGCGTCGGCAACCATCCGCTCGAATACGCGATCTATTGGAGCCCCCTCGCCTTCATCGAGGCGCTGATCGCCCTGGGCGCCGATCCCAACTACCCAGACGAGGCCGGCTTCCCTTCGCTGATCGCCGCGCTCTCCTCAGGCCGCCGCGACCGCTACGACCTGGTGCGGCTGCTGATCGAGAGCGGCGCCGATCTCGCCCAGCGAGGACTGAACGACTGGACCGCCCTGCACTACGCCGTCGCCCAGCGCGACCTCGAAGGCGTCCGGCTGCTCGTGGACCGGGGCGCCGACCCGACGCTCAGGACCCGCATCGACGACTGCACCACGCCCCTGGAAGACGCGGAAGCGATGGGCTTCGCGGAGGCCGTGGCGCTCCTGTAA
- a CDS encoding paraquat-inducible protein A, with amino-acid sequence MNPRSLAATARGADRLIGGAMLLAGVLLLLGWMLPIMTVSQLFFLSERVSILQGAIDLWRHGDYFLVLVIVFFSVVVPLAKLGAAMTLWYQADAGSPGLHRWMGRLEQLGRWSMLDVFVVALLVVAIQGSLISDVVLHAGLYVFSAAVLLSIAAVQRMGVLARRAAG; translated from the coding sequence ATGAATCCCCGCTCCCTCGCCGCCACCGCCCGGGGCGCCGACCGCCTGATCGGCGGCGCCATGCTGCTGGCCGGTGTCCTGTTGCTGCTCGGCTGGATGCTGCCGATCATGACGGTCAGCCAGCTCTTCTTCCTCTCCGAGCGGGTCTCGATCCTCCAGGGCGCGATCGACCTCTGGCGCCACGGCGACTACTTCCTGGTCCTGGTCATCGTGTTCTTCTCGGTCGTCGTGCCGCTCGCCAAGCTCGGCGCCGCGATGACCCTCTGGTACCAGGCGGACGCCGGCAGCCCGGGGCTGCACCGCTGGATGGGCCGGCTCGAGCAGCTCGGCCGCTGGTCCATGCTCGACGTCTTCGTAGTGGCGCTGCTGGTGGTCGCGATCCAGGGCTCGCTGATCAGCGACGTGGTGCTCCACGCCGGCCTCTACGTCTTCTCGGCCGCGGTCCTCCTCTCGATCGCCGCGGTCCAGCGCATGGGCGTGCTGGCGCGCCGCGCGGCGGGATGA